In the Flavobacterium pallidum genome, one interval contains:
- the lon gene encoding endopeptidase La — protein MSSQKITTLDNLSLQDLDSEADLIPLLTAEDEEEMANEELPSSLPILPLRNTVLFPGVVIPITAGRDKSIRLINDANNSDKIIGVVSQINEEIEDPTSVDINTIGTVAKILRVLKMPDGNVTVILQGKKRFEIETVTELPYLKANIKEVPEKRPKKGEKEFSAIIDSLKELATQIIQESPNIPTEATFAIKNIESQSFLVNFVSSNMNLSVREKQDLLAMNNLKDRALATLRFMNIELQKLELKNDIQSKVRFDLDQQQREYFLHQQMKTIQEELGGVSQEEEIDDMRQKAKAKKWDEKTQKHFDKELSKMQRMNPQAPDFGIQRNYLELFLELPWNEFSKDNFDLKRAQQVLDRDHFGLDDVKKRMIEHLAVLKLRNDMKSPILCLTGPPGVGKTSIGKSVAEALGREYVRISLGGLRDEAEIRGHRKTYIGAMPGRIIQSIKKAGTSNPVFVLDEIDKLSNSNQGDPSSALLEVLDPEQNSEFYDNFLEMGYDLSKIMFIATSNNLSAIQPALRDRMEVIKMSGYTIEEKVEIARNHLFPKQLTAHGLTAKQLSIGKKQLEKIIEGYTRESGVRNLENKIAQVIRHAAKSVAMEEDYNIKVTDADVVQILGAPKLHRDKSESNDVAGVVTGLAWTSVGGDILFIESLISKGKGSMTMTGNLGTVMKESATIALEYIKANADRLGIDPEILPKYNLHIHIPEGATPKDGPSAGIAMLTSLVSVLTQHKIRKNLAMTGEITLRGKVLPVGGIKEKILAAKRANIKEIIMCADNQSDVEEINKTYIEGLTFHYVKEMSEVLKIAILDEKVKHAKTL, from the coding sequence ATGTCCAGCCAAAAAATTACTACACTTGACAATTTGTCACTTCAGGATTTAGACTCTGAAGCAGATCTGATCCCCCTGTTAACCGCCGAAGATGAAGAGGAAATGGCCAATGAGGAACTTCCCTCATCATTGCCCATCCTGCCATTACGGAACACGGTCCTTTTCCCAGGAGTCGTGATCCCCATCACAGCGGGCAGGGATAAATCCATCAGGTTAATTAACGATGCGAATAACAGCGATAAAATCATCGGTGTGGTGTCGCAAATCAATGAGGAAATTGAGGATCCCACTTCTGTCGATATCAATACCATCGGAACGGTAGCCAAAATACTCCGCGTACTTAAAATGCCTGACGGGAATGTCACCGTAATCCTTCAGGGTAAAAAGCGTTTTGAGATTGAGACGGTCACGGAATTACCATATCTAAAGGCCAACATCAAGGAGGTTCCTGAAAAACGCCCTAAAAAAGGAGAAAAGGAATTTTCAGCGATTATCGATTCTTTGAAGGAATTGGCCACACAGATTATCCAGGAAAGCCCGAATATCCCTACTGAAGCGACTTTTGCTATAAAAAATATTGAAAGTCAGTCGTTTCTGGTGAATTTTGTTTCATCGAACATGAACCTTTCGGTAAGGGAAAAGCAGGATTTACTTGCGATGAATAACCTCAAGGACCGCGCCCTTGCCACGTTGAGGTTCATGAATATTGAATTGCAGAAACTCGAACTTAAGAACGACATCCAGTCGAAAGTGCGTTTTGACCTTGACCAGCAGCAGCGCGAATATTTCCTGCACCAGCAGATGAAAACCATCCAGGAAGAACTGGGCGGTGTTTCACAGGAAGAGGAAATTGACGACATGCGCCAAAAGGCGAAAGCCAAAAAATGGGATGAAAAGACACAAAAGCATTTTGATAAGGAATTGTCGAAAATGCAGCGTATGAATCCGCAGGCGCCTGATTTCGGGATCCAAAGAAATTACCTTGAGTTGTTCCTCGAATTGCCTTGGAATGAATTCTCAAAAGATAATTTTGATTTGAAGCGCGCGCAGCAGGTTCTGGACCGCGACCATTTTGGGTTGGATGATGTTAAAAAGAGAATGATCGAACACCTTGCCGTCCTGAAACTGCGCAACGATATGAAATCGCCTATACTTTGCCTTACAGGGCCTCCCGGAGTAGGGAAGACCTCAATCGGGAAATCTGTGGCCGAAGCTTTGGGCAGGGAATATGTGCGTATCTCACTGGGCGGTTTGCGTGATGAGGCGGAAATCCGCGGGCACAGGAAAACTTATATTGGGGCTATGCCTGGCCGAATTATCCAAAGCATTAAGAAGGCAGGAACTTCGAATCCGGTTTTCGTTCTGGATGAGATTGATAAGTTGTCGAACAGCAATCAGGGCGATCCGTCTTCGGCGTTGCTGGAGGTCTTGGATCCGGAACAGAACAGCGAATTTTATGATAATTTCCTTGAGATGGGTTATGATTTGTCAAAAATCATGTTCATCGCCACTTCCAATAATTTAAGTGCCATCCAGCCCGCTTTGCGCGACAGGATGGAAGTCATCAAAATGTCAGGATATACGATCGAGGAAAAGGTGGAGATTGCCAGGAACCATTTGTTCCCGAAGCAACTTACGGCACATGGATTGACGGCCAAACAACTTTCTATTGGCAAGAAGCAACTCGAAAAAATCATAGAAGGCTATACCCGTGAATCCGGTGTCAGGAACCTTGAGAATAAGATTGCACAGGTGATCCGACATGCGGCAAAATCGGTTGCGATGGAAGAAGATTACAATATCAAGGTTACAGATGCTGACGTTGTGCAAATCCTGGGCGCACCGAAACTCCACCGCGATAAGTCAGAAAGCAATGATGTGGCCGGAGTGGTGACAGGATTGGCCTGGACGAGTGTTGGAGGTGATATATTATTCATTGAATCGCTGATTTCCAAAGGGAAAGGTTCTATGACGATGACCGGTAACTTAGGGACGGTGATGAAAGAATCGGCGACGATTGCACTTGAATACATCAAAGCTAATGCGGACAGGCTGGGCATTGACCCTGAAATCCTGCCGAAATACAACCTGCACATCCATATTCCGGAAGGTGCCACGCCGAAAGACGGGCCAAGTGCGGGAATTGCCATGCTGACATCGTTGGTATCGGTGCTGACGCAGCATAAAATCAGGAAAAACCTTGCGATGACAGGCGAGATTACGCTTCGCGGCAAAGTGCTGCCTGTGGGCGGAATCAAAGAAAAAATCCTTGCGGCCAAACGTGCCAACATTAAGGAAATCATTATGTGTGCCGACAATCAAAGCGATGTTGAGGAGATCAACAAGACTTATATTGAAGGGCTGACCTTTCATTATGTTAAGGAAATGAGCGAGGTGCTGAAGATTGCGATTCTGGATGAGAAGGTGAAGCATGCGAAGACTTTGTAA